A genomic window from Jiangella alba includes:
- a CDS encoding GntR family transcriptional regulator, translated as MPIPRGEPAIGRRLLRDDVYGRLREAIVGGVLAPGEQLRDAELAAWLGVSRTPVREALLRLAEAGLVVAKPGRSTVVSPLDVRDLRDARDVVAALHEVAVRAAVAGLTTSDLTAMSAANDRFRAAVRDGDVEAALRADDDLHAVPVAVAANRALAAVLETYTPVLRRAERLRFSTLAGRASVARHDELIGLCAAGDAERAAAVAFDTWHSLPTTEE; from the coding sequence ATGCCCATCCCGCGGGGAGAACCCGCGATCGGCCGCCGGCTGCTGCGCGACGACGTCTACGGACGGCTGCGCGAGGCGATCGTCGGCGGCGTGCTGGCGCCCGGTGAGCAGCTGCGCGACGCCGAGCTCGCGGCCTGGCTCGGGGTCAGCCGGACGCCGGTGCGCGAGGCGCTGCTGCGGCTGGCCGAGGCCGGGCTGGTCGTCGCGAAGCCGGGCCGCTCGACCGTGGTGAGCCCGCTGGACGTGCGCGACCTGCGCGACGCGCGCGACGTGGTCGCGGCGCTGCACGAGGTGGCCGTCCGCGCCGCCGTCGCCGGCCTGACCACGTCCGACCTCACCGCGATGAGCGCCGCCAACGACCGGTTCCGGGCGGCGGTCCGCGACGGCGACGTCGAGGCCGCGCTGCGCGCCGACGACGACCTGCACGCCGTCCCCGTCGCCGTCGCCGCGAACCGCGCGCTGGCCGCCGTCCTCGAGACGTACACACCGGTGCTGCGCCGGGCCGAGCGGCTGCGCTTCTCCACGCTGGCCGGGCGCGCGTCCGTCGCCCGGCACGACGAGCTGATCGGGCTGTGCGCCGCCGGCGACGCCGAGCGCGCGGCGGCCGTCGCGTTCGACACCTGGCACAGCCTGCCGACCACCGAGGAGTGA
- a CDS encoding zinc-dependent alcohol dehydrogenase family protein — MRGAVLYAPGDVRVEERADPVVERPSDAVVRVVASCVCGSDLWTYRGVSRPSRPVPMGHEYVGVVEEAGADVRTVAVGDTVVGSFFASDNTCEICRAGYQARCVNAVPIGSLGAQAEYLRVPLADGTLVATPGPPDDDLLPSLLAASDVLGTGWFGAVAAQAGPGRTVAVVGDGAVGLLGVLAARRLGAERIIAMSRHAPRQALAREFGATDVVAERGDEGVARVKELTGGLGAHGVIEAVGTQESMMQAIRSTRAGGHVGFVGVSHGVELPGRELFFAQVHLLGGPAPVRRFLPELIDLIWTRQIDPGRVFDRTLPLDDAAEAYRAMDERTAVKVLLRP; from the coding sequence ATGCGCGGAGCAGTCCTGTACGCACCCGGCGACGTACGCGTCGAGGAGCGCGCCGACCCGGTCGTCGAGCGGCCGTCCGACGCGGTCGTCCGGGTGGTGGCGTCCTGCGTGTGCGGCTCGGACCTGTGGACCTACCGCGGCGTCAGCCGCCCGTCCCGCCCGGTGCCGATGGGGCACGAGTACGTCGGCGTCGTCGAGGAGGCCGGGGCGGACGTGCGCACCGTCGCCGTCGGCGACACCGTCGTCGGGTCGTTCTTCGCGTCTGACAACACCTGCGAGATCTGCCGCGCCGGGTACCAGGCCCGCTGCGTCAACGCGGTCCCGATCGGCTCGCTCGGCGCGCAGGCGGAGTACCTGCGGGTGCCGCTGGCCGACGGCACGCTGGTGGCGACACCGGGGCCGCCGGACGACGACCTGCTGCCCTCGCTGCTGGCCGCGTCCGACGTGCTCGGCACCGGCTGGTTCGGCGCGGTCGCGGCGCAGGCGGGGCCGGGCCGCACCGTCGCGGTCGTGGGCGACGGCGCCGTCGGCCTGCTCGGCGTGCTGGCCGCGCGGCGGCTCGGCGCCGAGCGGATCATCGCGATGAGCCGGCACGCGCCTCGTCAGGCCCTGGCCCGCGAGTTCGGCGCCACCGACGTCGTGGCCGAGCGCGGCGACGAGGGCGTCGCGCGGGTGAAGGAGCTGACCGGCGGGCTCGGCGCTCACGGCGTCATCGAGGCGGTCGGCACCCAGGAGTCGATGATGCAGGCGATCCGGTCCACCCGGGCAGGCGGCCACGTCGGCTTCGTCGGCGTCTCGCACGGCGTCGAGCTGCCCGGCCGCGAGCTGTTCTTCGCCCAGGTGCACCTGCTCGGCGGCCCGGCGCCGGTGCGGCGGTTCCTGCCGGAGCTGATCGACCTCATCTGGACGCGGCAGATCGACCCCGGCCGGGTCTTCGACCGGACGCTCCCGCTCGACGACGCGGCCGAGGCGTACCGGGCCATGGACGAGCGGACGGCCGTCAAGGTGCTCTTGCGCCCCTGA
- a CDS encoding alcohol dehydrogenase catalytic domain-containing protein — translation MKALVYHGPGRRSWEDVPDPAVKSPDDAVVRVDCVTICGTDLHILKGDVATAEPGRVLGHEAVGTVEEVGSNVRTVAPGDRVLVSCISACGRCRYCREARYGQCLGGGGWILGHRIDGTQAERVRVPFADTSAYKLPADVSDEDAVLLADILPTSYEVGVLAAGVRPGDTVVVVGAGPVGLAAILTARLFSPAHVIAVDPAPGRRQAAAAVGADVLLDPDDDVLARVRDLTDGLGADVAVEAVGIPATFESCVELVRPGGHVANVGVHGSPATLHLETAWIRDLTITTGLVDTATTPVLLRMLAAGQLGVTGLVTHRFGLDEMQDAYDVFSRPADTGVLKVALFRGA, via the coding sequence ATGAAGGCACTCGTCTACCACGGTCCCGGCCGCCGGTCCTGGGAGGACGTCCCGGACCCGGCCGTCAAGAGCCCCGACGACGCCGTCGTCCGCGTCGACTGCGTCACGATCTGCGGCACCGACCTGCACATCCTCAAGGGCGACGTCGCCACCGCCGAGCCGGGCCGGGTGCTCGGCCACGAGGCGGTCGGCACCGTCGAGGAGGTCGGCAGCAACGTGCGCACCGTCGCGCCCGGCGACCGCGTCCTGGTGTCGTGCATCTCCGCCTGCGGCCGCTGCCGCTACTGCCGCGAGGCGCGCTACGGCCAGTGCCTCGGCGGGGGCGGCTGGATCCTCGGCCACCGCATCGACGGCACCCAGGCCGAGCGGGTCCGCGTCCCGTTCGCCGACACCTCCGCCTACAAGCTGCCCGCCGACGTCAGCGACGAGGACGCCGTCCTGCTGGCCGACATCCTGCCGACGTCGTACGAGGTCGGCGTGCTGGCCGCCGGGGTGCGCCCGGGCGACACGGTGGTCGTGGTGGGTGCGGGGCCGGTCGGGCTCGCGGCGATCCTCACCGCCCGCCTGTTCAGCCCGGCCCACGTCATCGCCGTCGACCCGGCGCCCGGACGGCGTCAGGCGGCGGCCGCGGTCGGGGCGGACGTCCTGCTCGACCCGGACGACGACGTCCTGGCCCGCGTGCGCGACCTCACCGACGGGCTCGGCGCGGACGTCGCCGTCGAGGCGGTCGGGATCCCGGCGACGTTCGAGTCGTGCGTCGAGCTGGTCCGGCCCGGCGGTCACGTCGCCAACGTCGGCGTGCACGGGTCGCCCGCGACGCTGCACCTGGAGACGGCCTGGATCCGCGACCTCACCATCACCACCGGGCTGGTCGACACCGCCACCACGCCGGTCCTGCTGCGCATGCTCGCCGCCGGCCAGCTCGGCGTCACCGGCCTGGTCACGCACCGGTTCGGCCTGGACGAGATGCAGGACGCCTACGACGTCTTCTCCCGCCCGGCCGACACCGGCGTGCTCAAGGTCGCGCTGTTCCGCGGGGCGTGA
- a CDS encoding universal stress protein has product MTTEQSKPIVVGVDGSPDSGIALDWAVAEAKLRGAPLYAVYGLWMPIAAAPFGGAAVLPPSDELRAYATEVLDAARQRAKDAAPDLDVDTFLVLRPPAQALLDVAKDAGLVVAGTRGLGTIGALVLGSVSGRVAAHATCPAVVVPPHEGPGDGTIVVGVDGSPLGDAALRFALTEARLRAARVVAVGAFRMRGHTTAPEERETEELVTAAVQRARTATGSTAEVSVVVTPGYPADVIVEAAADASLVVVGSRGRGDVRSMLLGSTSRAVLHQAARPVAVVHG; this is encoded by the coding sequence ATGACAACCGAGCAGAGCAAGCCCATCGTCGTCGGCGTCGACGGATCCCCCGACAGCGGCATCGCCCTCGACTGGGCGGTCGCCGAGGCGAAGCTGCGCGGCGCGCCGCTGTACGCCGTCTACGGGTTGTGGATGCCGATCGCGGCCGCGCCGTTCGGCGGCGCCGCCGTGCTGCCGCCGTCGGACGAGCTGCGCGCGTACGCCACCGAGGTCCTCGACGCGGCCCGGCAGCGGGCGAAGGACGCGGCGCCGGACCTCGACGTCGACACCTTCCTCGTCCTGCGCCCGCCGGCTCAGGCGCTGCTCGACGTCGCCAAGGACGCGGGGCTGGTGGTGGCCGGCACCCGCGGGCTGGGCACCATCGGCGCGCTGGTCCTGGGCTCGGTGAGCGGACGGGTCGCGGCGCACGCCACCTGCCCGGCGGTCGTCGTCCCGCCGCACGAGGGCCCCGGCGACGGCACCATCGTGGTCGGCGTCGACGGCTCGCCCCTCGGTGACGCGGCGCTGCGGTTCGCGCTGACGGAGGCCCGCCTGCGCGCCGCCCGCGTCGTCGCCGTCGGAGCGTTCCGCATGCGTGGCCACACGACGGCGCCGGAGGAGCGCGAGACCGAGGAACTGGTCACCGCCGCGGTGCAGCGGGCCCGCACGGCCACCGGCTCCACCGCCGAGGTCTCGGTCGTCGTCACGCCCGGCTACCCCGCCGACGTCATCGTCGAGGCCGCCGCCGACGCCTCGCTGGTCGTCGTCGGCTCGCGCGGCCGCGGCGACGTCCGCAGCATGCTGCTCGGCTCGACCAGCCGGGCCGTCCTGCACCAGGCCGCCCGCCCCGTCGCCGTCGTCCACGGCTGA
- a CDS encoding MMPL family transporter — MNLTQPTVTPSRRLLRALHDHPRRALVALFLFVVVAGAVGGPVAGALRSDGGFAPGDADSVRAVERIEAATGLQPSPGVVLLVETPPGSGDDPVEAAADTLAGIDGVARTDVAGAAPDGTSALVVGTLAADADEEATARAALDAFADDDGVTVGGGAVVGVQLGEQIGQDLARAETFAFPVLILLSLLVFGGRAAVLPLAVGVTTVLGTFLALTGINQVYGVSVFALNLIIGLGLGLAIDYTLFLLTRYREELDRQGPTLGAVLTTMRTAGRTVVFSAATVAVALATLLVFPMGFLRSMGLSGAVVAVVAAAAALVVSPMIFGLWGAKLARRRTSDGAEGRWYHVSHAVMRRPGLIAVATAAVMLVLAAPALRTAWTPVDGTIVPPGQSARVVSDTVEGEYGGTGTTPVTIAVDGDGAAELARQASGLPGVVAPAEAADLGGGVWQVDLEVTGDPAGEDARAVVTDVRELAADSGVDALVAGPAADFIDQQAAIADSLPLAAALLVLLTILVLWLMTGSVVLPVKAVVMNALTVGVALGALTWIYQDGRLTGLLGYTPNGGIEPTNFLIAAAVVFALSTDYGVFLLGRIKEARESGEPEREAVAVGLGRTGAVVTAAALLLAVAIGAFSSSEISFIQQIGIATAIGVLVDAFVVRSLLVPALMGLMGKWNWWAPMWLRRVHDRIGVSER, encoded by the coding sequence ATGAATCTCACCCAGCCGACCGTCACCCCGTCGCGGCGCCTCCTCCGGGCGCTGCACGACCACCCGCGCCGCGCGCTGGTGGCGCTGTTCCTGTTCGTGGTCGTCGCCGGCGCGGTCGGCGGGCCGGTGGCCGGGGCGCTGCGGTCCGACGGCGGGTTCGCGCCGGGCGACGCCGACTCGGTGCGTGCCGTCGAGCGGATCGAGGCGGCCACCGGGCTGCAGCCGTCGCCCGGCGTGGTGCTGCTGGTCGAGACGCCGCCGGGCAGCGGCGACGACCCCGTGGAGGCGGCGGCGGACACGCTGGCCGGCATCGACGGCGTCGCGCGGACCGACGTCGCGGGTGCGGCGCCGGACGGGACGTCGGCGCTGGTCGTCGGCACGCTGGCGGCCGACGCGGACGAGGAGGCCACGGCCCGGGCGGCGCTCGACGCGTTCGCGGACGACGACGGCGTGACGGTCGGCGGCGGCGCGGTGGTCGGCGTGCAGCTGGGCGAGCAGATCGGCCAGGATCTCGCCCGCGCGGAGACGTTCGCGTTCCCGGTGCTGATCCTGCTGTCGCTGCTGGTCTTCGGCGGCCGCGCCGCGGTGCTGCCGCTCGCGGTCGGCGTCACCACGGTGCTCGGCACGTTCCTCGCCCTGACCGGGATCAACCAGGTCTACGGCGTCAGCGTCTTCGCCCTGAACCTCATCATCGGCCTCGGGCTCGGCCTGGCGATCGACTACACGCTCTTCCTGCTGACCCGCTACCGCGAGGAGCTGGACCGGCAGGGCCCGACCCTCGGCGCGGTGCTGACGACGATGCGGACGGCCGGGCGCACGGTCGTGTTCTCGGCGGCGACGGTGGCGGTCGCGCTGGCGACGCTGCTGGTGTTCCCGATGGGCTTCCTGCGCTCGATGGGCCTGTCCGGCGCCGTCGTCGCCGTCGTGGCGGCGGCCGCGGCGCTGGTGGTCAGCCCGATGATCTTCGGCCTCTGGGGCGCCAAGCTGGCCCGCCGCCGGACGAGCGACGGTGCCGAGGGCCGCTGGTACCACGTCTCGCACGCCGTCATGCGCCGCCCCGGCCTGATCGCCGTCGCGACCGCCGCGGTGATGCTCGTGCTGGCCGCGCCCGCCCTGCGCACCGCCTGGACGCCGGTCGACGGCACCATCGTGCCGCCCGGGCAGAGCGCCCGCGTCGTGTCCGACACCGTCGAGGGCGAGTACGGCGGCACCGGCACCACCCCCGTCACCATCGCGGTCGACGGCGACGGCGCCGCCGAGCTGGCCCGGCAGGCGTCCGGGCTGCCCGGCGTGGTCGCGCCGGCCGAGGCCGCCGACCTCGGCGGCGGCGTGTGGCAGGTCGATCTCGAGGTCACCGGCGACCCGGCCGGCGAGGACGCCCGCGCCGTCGTGACGGACGTCCGCGAGCTGGCCGCGGACTCCGGCGTCGACGCGCTGGTCGCCGGGCCGGCCGCCGACTTCATCGACCAGCAGGCCGCCATCGCGGACAGCCTGCCGCTGGCCGCCGCGCTGCTGGTGCTGCTGACGATCCTGGTGCTCTGGCTGATGACCGGGTCGGTCGTGCTGCCGGTGAAGGCGGTCGTGATGAACGCGCTCACCGTCGGGGTGGCGCTGGGCGCGCTCACCTGGATCTACCAGGACGGACGGCTCACCGGCCTGCTCGGCTACACGCCCAACGGCGGCATCGAGCCGACCAACTTCCTCATCGCCGCCGCCGTCGTCTTCGCGCTGTCCACCGACTACGGGGTGTTCCTGCTCGGCCGGATCAAGGAGGCGCGCGAGTCCGGCGAGCCGGAGCGCGAGGCCGTCGCCGTCGGCCTGGGCCGCACCGGCGCCGTCGTCACCGCGGCCGCGCTGCTGCTCGCCGTCGCGATCGGCGCGTTCAGCAGCAGCGAGATCTCCTTCATCCAGCAGATCGGCATCGCGACCGCGATCGGCGTGCTGGTCGACGCGTTCGTCGTCCGCTCGCTGCTGGTCCCGGCGCTGATGGGCCTGATGGGCAAGTGGAACTGGTGGGCCCCGATGTGGCTGCGCCGGGTGCACGACCGGATCGGCGTCTCGGAGCGCTGA
- a CDS encoding sensor histidine kinase: MNLLPGTVRERVVDALAVVLCATVMFLDIARTPGTELTALSAGAAVLASLPILLRRRAPVPALALAMLLIFAVLSFAHVYVTIAGPAMICAYTLAAARGRRAALVAAALGLPLVVLILQVYSPHGYVSWDTAKNLAFVAIPLALGVAAHDRRAYTEALVDRAESAERTREEEALRRVGEERLRIARDVHDVVAHAMVAINVQAGVGAHLLDRDPEQARSTLREIKRVSGASLDDLRSVLGLLRDEGAEAVVAPVRPTQGLAGIEDLRDGLGSAGVDLDVDLDPGIGALPAAIDATGYRIVQEALTNVLRHAGPTTARVRVAHHDDLLLIEVENDRGRGPAPDGRNGAGAGSGNGLRGMRERAAAVGGSFEAGPRAGGGWRVAASLPVGAA; encoded by the coding sequence ATGAACCTGCTGCCCGGCACCGTCCGCGAGCGCGTCGTCGACGCGCTCGCGGTGGTGCTGTGCGCCACGGTGATGTTCCTCGACATCGCCCGCACGCCCGGCACGGAGCTCACCGCGCTGTCCGCCGGCGCGGCCGTGCTGGCGTCGCTGCCGATCCTGCTGCGCCGCCGCGCGCCGGTGCCGGCGCTCGCGCTGGCGATGCTGCTGATCTTCGCGGTGCTGTCGTTCGCCCACGTCTACGTCACCATCGCCGGGCCGGCCATGATCTGCGCCTACACGCTCGCCGCCGCCCGCGGCCGGCGCGCCGCGCTGGTGGCCGCCGCGCTCGGGCTGCCGCTGGTGGTGCTGATCCTGCAGGTCTACAGCCCGCACGGGTACGTCTCCTGGGACACCGCGAAGAACCTCGCGTTCGTCGCCATTCCGCTCGCGCTCGGCGTCGCCGCGCACGACCGCCGCGCCTACACCGAGGCGCTGGTCGACCGCGCCGAGTCGGCCGAGCGCACCCGCGAGGAGGAGGCGCTGCGCCGGGTCGGCGAAGAGCGGCTGCGCATCGCCCGCGACGTCCACGACGTCGTCGCGCACGCCATGGTCGCCATCAACGTGCAGGCCGGCGTCGGCGCGCACCTGCTGGACCGCGACCCCGAGCAGGCCCGCTCGACGCTGCGCGAGATCAAGCGGGTCAGCGGCGCGTCGCTGGACGACCTGCGCTCCGTCCTCGGCCTGCTCCGCGACGAGGGCGCCGAGGCCGTCGTCGCGCCGGTCCGCCCGACGCAGGGCCTCGCCGGCATCGAGGACCTCCGCGACGGCCTCGGCTCGGCCGGCGTCGACCTCGACGTCGACCTCGACCCCGGCATCGGCGCGCTGCCGGCCGCCATCGACGCCACCGGCTACCGCATCGTCCAGGAGGCTCTGACCAACGTGCTGCGCCATGCCGGGCCGACCACCGCCCGCGTGCGGGTCGCCCACCACGACGACCTGCTGCTGATCGAGGTCGAGAACGACCGCGGCCGCGGCCCGGCGCCCGACGGCCGCAACGGCGCCGGCGCCGGTTCCGGCAACGGGCTGCGCGGCATGCGCGAGCGCGCCGCCGCCGTCGGCGGGTCGTTCGAGGCCGGGCCGCGGGCCGGCGGAGGCTGGCGGGTCGCGGCGTCGCTGCCGGTGGGCGCGGCGTGA
- a CDS encoding response regulator, which translates to MTAAIRVLLVDDQTLVRAGFRALLNAEPDVEVVGEAVDGAEAVRLAVETVPDVVLMDVRMPHVDGLEATGRITADARLSGVRVIVLTTFELDEYVFGALRAGAAGFLLKDVEPEALVEAVRLVHDGQALLAPRVTKRLIEAYVAAAPAEAPPPAPSPPSDGRLADLTPREREILALVGRGLSNHEIAEHLVLSPLTAKTHVSRLFFKLGARDRAQLVVTAYETGLVPR; encoded by the coding sequence GTGACCGCCGCCATCCGGGTGCTGCTGGTCGACGACCAGACGCTGGTGCGCGCGGGGTTCCGGGCGCTGTTGAACGCCGAGCCCGACGTCGAGGTGGTCGGCGAGGCCGTCGACGGCGCCGAAGCGGTCCGGCTGGCGGTCGAGACCGTCCCCGACGTCGTCCTCATGGACGTCCGCATGCCCCACGTCGACGGGCTCGAGGCCACCGGGCGCATCACCGCCGACGCGCGGCTGTCCGGGGTCCGGGTCATCGTGCTGACGACGTTCGAGCTGGACGAGTACGTGTTCGGCGCGCTGCGGGCCGGCGCCGCCGGGTTCCTCCTCAAGGACGTCGAGCCCGAGGCGCTGGTCGAGGCGGTCCGCCTGGTGCACGACGGCCAGGCGCTGCTGGCGCCGCGGGTCACGAAGCGGCTGATCGAGGCGTACGTGGCCGCCGCGCCCGCGGAGGCGCCGCCGCCCGCTCCCTCGCCCCCGTCCGACGGCCGGCTGGCCGACCTCACGCCGCGCGAGCGCGAGATCCTCGCGCTGGTCGGGCGCGGCCTGTCCAACCACGAGATCGCCGAGCACCTCGTGCTCTCGCCGCTCACCGCCAAGACGCACGTCTCGCGGCTGTTCTTCAAGCTGGGCGCCCGCGACCGCGCCCAGCTCGTCGTCACCGCCTACGAGACCGGCCTGGTCCCCCGCTGA
- a CDS encoding sulfatase-like hydrolase/transferase, with protein sequence MTRPNVVVIYADDLGYGDLGCFGADDLDTPALDALGASGVRFGQWYSNSPVCSPSRASLLTGRYPARAGVENILAGSRDTAGLPPQPTLASELRDRGYRTGVFGKWHLGVESSYGPLQRGFDTHFGFRAGCVDYYSHIYYWGATNPTHDLWADESEVWSDGEYLTTLIAERAAAFIESCGDRPFFCYVPFNAPHYPLHAPASYVSLFEHLPPERRIMAAMIKALDDGVALLLETLDRLGLRDDTIVFFSSDNGPSTEERNWLNGDEIAYRGGSAGGLRGSKGSVFEGGVRVPALLSWPGAVPAGTEFPGVGAMMDLVPTLLHAVDGSPPPDGDHDGVSLLPSLASPSAEAEPRWIGWDYATQLAARSGDWKLVLGAREAMGPEVAARAALYDLAADPGERHDLSAAEPERFGAMLAELLAWADGNARAR encoded by the coding sequence GTGACCCGGCCCAACGTCGTGGTCATCTACGCCGACGACCTCGGCTACGGCGACCTCGGCTGCTTCGGCGCGGACGACCTGGACACGCCCGCGCTGGACGCCCTCGGCGCGTCCGGCGTGAGGTTCGGCCAGTGGTACTCGAACTCGCCGGTCTGCTCGCCGTCGCGGGCGTCGCTGCTGACCGGCCGGTACCCGGCGCGGGCGGGGGTCGAGAACATCTTGGCCGGCTCGCGCGACACCGCGGGCCTGCCGCCGCAGCCGACGCTCGCGTCGGAGCTGCGCGACCGCGGCTACCGCACCGGCGTCTTCGGCAAGTGGCACCTGGGCGTCGAGTCGTCGTACGGGCCGCTGCAGCGCGGCTTCGACACCCACTTCGGCTTCCGCGCGGGCTGCGTCGACTACTACTCGCACATCTACTACTGGGGCGCCACGAACCCCACGCACGACCTGTGGGCGGACGAGTCGGAGGTGTGGTCGGACGGCGAGTACCTGACGACGTTGATCGCGGAGCGGGCGGCGGCGTTCATCGAGTCGTGCGGCGACCGGCCCTTCTTCTGCTACGTCCCGTTCAACGCGCCGCACTACCCGCTGCACGCTCCCGCCTCGTACGTCTCCTTGTTCGAGCACCTGCCGCCGGAGCGGCGGATCATGGCCGCGATGATCAAGGCCCTGGACGACGGCGTGGCGCTGCTGCTCGAGACGCTGGACCGGCTCGGCCTGCGCGACGACACCATCGTCTTCTTCTCCTCCGACAACGGCCCGTCGACGGAGGAGCGCAACTGGCTGAACGGCGACGAGATCGCCTACCGCGGCGGCTCGGCCGGCGGCCTGCGCGGCAGCAAGGGCTCGGTGTTCGAGGGCGGCGTGCGGGTGCCGGCGCTGCTGTCGTGGCCGGGCGCGGTGCCGGCCGGGACCGAGTTCCCGGGCGTCGGCGCCATGATGGACCTCGTCCCGACCCTGCTGCACGCCGTCGACGGGTCGCCGCCGCCCGACGGCGACCACGACGGGGTGTCGCTGCTGCCGTCGCTGGCCTCGCCGTCGGCGGAGGCGGAGCCGCGCTGGATCGGCTGGGACTACGCCACCCAGCTGGCCGCCCGGTCCGGCGACTGGAAGCTCGTGCTCGGCGCCCGCGAGGCGATGGGCCCCGAGGTCGCCGCCCGGGCCGCCCTCTACGACCTCGCCGCCGACCCCGGCGAACGGCACGACCTCTCCGCCGCCGAGCCCGAGCGGTTCGGCGCGATGCTGGCCGAGCTGCTGGCCTGGGCCGACGGCAACGCGCGAGCCCGTTGA
- a CDS encoding glycoside hydrolase family 2 protein: MPDDQTTLPREEYPRPQFRRERWLNLNGRWEFEIDRGDSGLERGLLDAPLSDEILVPFAPETTLSGIGDRDFLHAVWYRRTIRVPDDWAGTRVLLHFGAVDHDATVWVGGVQVGRHRGGFSGFTVDITDAAPPGAEVPLVVRARDEPHAPQARGKQSREHTPRAALYWRTTGIWQTVWLEPVPPVALRRPRVTPNVAAGAFDVEVPLTANLPGGTVRVTVSDDAGEVVSAEVRADLDLAPRLSLPLPAGRQRLWSPADPFLYDLRVELRSASGVVDELASYAGLRSVAITGKQVRLNGEVVFQRLVLDQGYYPDGLMTAPSDADLVRDIELALAAGFNGARLHQKVFEERYLYHADRLGYLVWGEFGDWGCNTGQGETTNQQPGASYVQEWLEVLERDYSHPSIVGWCPLNETWQAYGDRITALDDVTRAMYLATKAFDTSRPVLDTSGYAHRVAESDIFDSHDYEQDPVLFAANYARLADGDPYVNRADSTGESWSIAYRGQPFFVSEFGGIWWNPAEASRPQSMRESWGYGDRVRDLDEFYARFEGLVGALLDHPDMFGYCYTQLTDVFQEQNGLYGFDRSEKFDLARIRAAQTRPAAIERS; this comes from the coding sequence ATGCCCGACGACCAGACCACCCTGCCGCGCGAGGAGTACCCGCGCCCGCAGTTCCGCCGCGAGCGCTGGCTGAACCTCAACGGCCGCTGGGAGTTCGAGATCGACCGCGGCGACAGCGGGCTGGAGCGCGGCCTGCTCGACGCGCCGCTGAGCGACGAGATCCTGGTGCCGTTCGCGCCCGAGACGACGCTGTCCGGCATCGGCGACCGCGATTTCCTGCACGCCGTCTGGTACCGGCGCACCATCCGGGTGCCGGACGACTGGGCCGGCACCCGGGTGCTGCTGCACTTCGGCGCCGTCGACCACGACGCCACCGTCTGGGTCGGCGGCGTGCAGGTGGGCCGGCACCGCGGCGGATTCTCCGGCTTCACCGTCGACATCACCGACGCCGCTCCGCCCGGCGCCGAGGTGCCGCTGGTGGTGCGGGCCCGCGACGAGCCGCACGCGCCGCAGGCCCGCGGCAAGCAGTCGCGCGAGCACACGCCGCGCGCGGCGCTGTACTGGCGCACCACCGGCATCTGGCAGACGGTGTGGCTGGAGCCGGTGCCGCCGGTCGCGCTGCGCCGCCCGCGGGTCACCCCGAACGTCGCCGCCGGCGCGTTCGACGTCGAGGTCCCGCTGACGGCGAACCTGCCCGGCGGCACCGTCCGCGTCACCGTCTCCGACGACGCCGGCGAGGTGGTGAGCGCCGAGGTGCGCGCCGACCTCGACCTCGCGCCGCGGCTGAGCCTGCCGCTGCCGGCCGGCCGGCAGCGGCTGTGGTCGCCGGCCGACCCGTTCCTGTACGACCTGCGGGTCGAGCTGCGCTCCGCGTCCGGCGTCGTGGACGAGCTCGCGTCGTACGCGGGGCTGCGCAGCGTGGCGATCACCGGCAAGCAGGTGCGGCTCAACGGCGAGGTGGTGTTCCAGCGGCTCGTCCTCGACCAGGGCTACTACCCGGACGGGCTGATGACCGCGCCCAGCGACGCCGACCTCGTCCGCGACATCGAACTGGCGCTGGCCGCCGGGTTCAACGGGGCGCGGCTGCACCAGAAGGTGTTCGAGGAGCGCTACCTCTACCACGCCGACCGGCTCGGCTACCTGGTCTGGGGCGAGTTCGGCGACTGGGGCTGCAACACCGGCCAGGGCGAGACGACGAACCAGCAGCCCGGCGCGTCCTACGTCCAGGAGTGGCTGGAGGTGCTGGAGCGCGACTACTCGCACCCGTCGATCGTCGGCTGGTGCCCGCTGAACGAGACCTGGCAGGCCTACGGCGACCGCATCACCGCGCTCGACGACGTCACGCGGGCGATGTACCTGGCCACGAAGGCGTTCGACACGTCCCGCCCGGTGCTCGACACGTCCGGCTACGCGCACCGCGTCGCCGAGTCCGACATCTTCGACAGCCACGACTACGAGCAGGACCCGGTGCTGTTCGCGGCCAACTACGCCCGCCTCGCCGACGGCGACCCGTACGTCAACCGGGCCGACAGCACCGGCGAGTCGTGGTCCATCGCCTACCGGGGCCAGCCGTTCTTCGTCAGCGAGTTCGGCGGCATCTGGTGGAACCCGGCCGAGGCGAGCCGGCCGCAGTCGATGCGCGAGTCGTGGGGGTACGGCGACCGCGTGCGCGACCTCGACGAGTTCTACGCCCGCTTCGAGGGGCTGGTCGGCGCGCTGCTCGACCACCCGGACATGTTCGGCTACTGCTACACCCAGCTCACCGACGTGTTCCAGGAGCAGAACGGGCTGTACGGCTTCGACCGGTCGGAGAAGTTCGACCTCGCCCGCATCCGGGCCGCGCAGACCCGGCCGGCCGCGATCGAGCGGTCGTGA